Proteins from a genomic interval of Erwinia sp. SLM-02:
- the exoX gene encoding exodeoxyribonuclease X, with protein MLRVIDTETCGLQGGIVEVASVDVVDGQIINPMSDLISPDRPISRQAMAIHRITEEMVLGKPTIEQAVGRYQGSAYYVAHNASFDRRMLPEMHGEWICTMTLARRLWPGLKYGNQALRDALDLEVITPPGLHAHRALYDCYITAALLVHIMNSSGWDAPEMVRRMQTKGLESTFPFGKYRGQAIDTVAKKDPGYLHWMLKNIPDLKPNLRIAMQRALGVDD; from the coding sequence ATGTTACGTGTAATTGACACGGAAACCTGCGGTCTGCAGGGTGGTATTGTCGAAGTGGCATCGGTGGATGTGGTCGATGGACAGATTATCAACCCGATGAGTGACCTGATTTCTCCGGATCGTCCCATCAGTCGTCAGGCGATGGCTATCCACCGCATTACCGAAGAGATGGTGCTCGGCAAACCGACTATTGAGCAGGCTGTCGGCCGCTACCAGGGCAGCGCCTACTACGTCGCGCACAACGCCAGTTTTGACCGCCGCATGCTGCCGGAAATGCACGGCGAGTGGATTTGCACCATGACCCTCGCCCGCCGCCTGTGGCCCGGCCTCAAATATGGCAACCAGGCACTGCGCGACGCGCTGGATCTGGAGGTCATCACCCCTCCCGGCCTGCATGCGCACCGGGCGCTGTACGACTGTTATATTACCGCCGCCCTGCTGGTTCACATCATGAATTCCAGCGGCTGGGATGCGCCGGAGATGGTGCGCCGGATGCAGACGAAAGGGCTGGAAAGTACCTTCCCGTTTGGAAAATATCGCGGGCAGGCGATTGATACGGTGGCAAAGAAAGATCCGGGATATCTGCACTGGATGTTGAAAAACATCCCGGATCTCAAGCCCAACCTGCGTATTGCCATGCAGCGGGCGTTAGGCGTGGACGATTAG
- a CDS encoding S9 family peptidase, translated as MTPPKAKKVPHVMTQHGDTRCDNYYWLRDDQREDPEIIAWLKAENEYGDSLLQPQKALQAELLQEIIERIPPRDQSVPYVKNGYRYQSRYEEGNEYAIYSRQPAETATPDQWDTLVDANQRAAESEFYALGSLAITRDNQILALAEDFLSRRIYSIHFRDLLGERTFDDVLEGVTAGMTWANDSQTLYYVRKHPKTLLPYQVWRHTLGTAQDSDRLVYEEEDDTFYVGLYKTTSEQFIAISLNSSTTSEILLLDANVAEAEPVMFSPRRKDHEYSVDHYQGHFYLRSNRDGKNFGLYRSDSIEESRWQAIIAPRADIVLEGYSLFRDWLVVEERQRGLTRLRQIHWQSGEERAIAFDDPTYVTWLGHNPEPDTGKLRYGYSSMTTPDTLYEVDMDSGERQVLKQTAVKGFDAGHYRSERHWITVRDGVEVPVSLVYRKDSYRPGSNPLLVYGYGSYGSSMDPDFSASRLSLLDRGFVFALTHIRGGGEMGQQWYDDGRLLNKMNTFHDFIDITDALVEKGYGDPAKLYAMGGSAGGLLMGAVINMVPERFHGVVAQVPFVDVVTTMLDESIPLTTGEYDEWGNPNDEQYYHYIKQYSPYDQVTAQHYPHLLVTTGLHDSQVQYWEPAKWVAKLRELKTDSNLLVLHTDMDAGHGGKSGRYKVWEEVALEYAFLIGLANGTLTSHTAN; from the coding sequence ATGACACCACCTAAAGCAAAGAAAGTCCCTCATGTGATGACTCAGCACGGTGACACGCGCTGCGACAACTATTACTGGCTGCGTGACGACCAGCGGGAAGACCCTGAAATCATCGCCTGGCTTAAGGCCGAAAATGAGTACGGCGACAGCCTGCTGCAGCCGCAAAAAGCGCTGCAGGCGGAGCTGCTGCAGGAGATTATCGAGCGCATCCCCCCGCGCGACCAGTCGGTACCCTATGTCAAAAATGGCTATCGCTATCAGAGCCGCTATGAAGAGGGCAACGAGTACGCCATCTACAGCCGCCAGCCGGCGGAAACCGCAACGCCGGACCAGTGGGACACGCTGGTCGATGCCAACCAGCGCGCCGCGGAAAGCGAGTTTTATGCGCTCGGCAGCCTGGCGATTACCCGCGATAACCAGATCCTCGCGCTGGCCGAGGATTTTCTCTCGCGCCGGATTTACAGCATCCACTTCCGCGACCTGCTGGGTGAACGTACCTTTGACGACGTGCTGGAAGGCGTGACGGCGGGCATGACCTGGGCGAATGACTCACAAACGCTCTACTATGTGCGCAAGCATCCCAAAACGCTGCTGCCTTACCAGGTCTGGCGGCATACGCTGGGCACCGCGCAGGACAGCGATCGGCTGGTCTACGAGGAGGAGGACGATACGTTTTACGTCGGCCTGTATAAAACCACCTCCGAGCAGTTTATTGCCATTTCACTGAACAGCAGCACCACCAGTGAAATTCTGCTGCTGGATGCGAACGTGGCGGAAGCAGAACCGGTGATGTTCAGCCCGCGCCGCAAAGACCATGAATACAGCGTCGATCACTATCAGGGCCATTTTTACCTGCGCTCTAACCGCGACGGTAAAAACTTCGGGCTTTATCGCAGCGACAGCATTGAGGAATCCCGCTGGCAGGCGATTATTGCGCCGCGTGCGGATATCGTACTCGAAGGCTATTCGCTTTTTCGCGACTGGCTGGTGGTCGAGGAGCGCCAGCGCGGCCTTACCCGGCTGCGTCAGATCCACTGGCAGAGCGGGGAGGAACGGGCAATCGCCTTTGACGATCCCACCTACGTCACCTGGCTTGGCCACAACCCGGAGCCGGACACCGGCAAACTGCGCTACGGTTATTCTTCGATGACCACGCCGGACACGCTGTACGAAGTGGATATGGACAGCGGCGAGCGGCAGGTGCTCAAGCAAACGGCGGTGAAGGGCTTTGATGCCGGTCATTACCGCAGCGAGCGCCACTGGATCACCGTGCGTGATGGGGTTGAGGTGCCGGTGTCGCTGGTGTACCGCAAAGACAGCTATCGCCCCGGCAGCAACCCGCTGCTGGTTTACGGCTATGGCTCCTACGGCAGCAGCATGGATCCGGATTTCAGCGCCAGCCGCCTCAGCCTGCTGGATCGGGGCTTTGTTTTTGCCCTGACCCACATTCGCGGCGGTGGTGAAATGGGGCAACAGTGGTATGACGACGGTCGCCTGCTGAATAAAATGAATACCTTCCACGACTTTATCGATATTACCGATGCGCTGGTGGAAAAGGGTTATGGCGATCCTGCTAAGCTGTACGCGATGGGCGGCAGCGCCGGCGGCCTGCTGATGGGCGCGGTGATCAATATGGTGCCGGAGCGCTTCCACGGCGTGGTGGCGCAGGTGCCGTTTGTTGATGTGGTGACCACCATGCTGGACGAAAGTATTCCGCTGACCACCGGGGAATATGACGAGTGGGGCAATCCCAACGACGAACAGTATTATCACTATATTAAGCAGTACAGCCCGTATGACCAGGTTACCGCGCAGCACTATCCGCATCTGCTGGTCACCACCGGCCTGCACGATTCGCAGGTGCAGTACTGGGAACCCGCTAAATGGGTGGCGAAACTGCGCGAGCTGAAGACGGACTCAAATCTGCTGGTGCTGCATACCGATATGGATGCCGGTCACGGCGGGAAATCAGGGCGCTACAAGGTCTGGGAAGAGGTGGCGCTGGAATACGCGTTTCTGATCGGGCTGGCGAACGGCACGCTCACCAGCCACACCGCGAACTAA
- a CDS encoding sugar phosphate isomerase/epimerase family protein, with protein MAFAGNPLFINTVLLGGTPRQKLQAAHDAGFDQVELWQQDVSAADSDCEGLRDLLTDLPLGLTDYQVLLDFDGAPEPLRQQKYDEARSMIETAVKLGATTLLVPASTDDRCQFERAEEDLRWLTEQAQRKGLRVAYEAMAWSSKIHTTADAWQLVKRIDAPNLGLVVDAFHIFVRQRSITDLAGIPAEKIYLVQLSDLAELPQDGKLVETARHHRLLPGEGQFPLTSLLDHLRAIDYRGPLGLEVFNDGLQHANPAATAKKAMRALRQQLARF; from the coding sequence ATGGCGTTTGCAGGCAATCCACTGTTTATTAATACGGTGTTACTTGGCGGAACCCCCCGTCAGAAACTTCAGGCGGCGCATGACGCCGGCTTTGACCAGGTGGAGCTGTGGCAACAGGACGTGTCGGCTGCGGATTCAGACTGCGAGGGTCTGCGTGATTTACTGACGGATCTGCCACTGGGGTTAACCGACTACCAGGTTCTGCTGGATTTTGACGGCGCTCCGGAACCGCTGCGACAGCAGAAGTATGACGAAGCGCGGAGCATGATCGAAACGGCCGTTAAGCTTGGGGCAACTACCCTGCTGGTTCCCGCATCAACCGACGACCGCTGTCAGTTCGAACGCGCGGAGGAGGATCTCCGCTGGCTGACGGAGCAGGCGCAGCGCAAGGGGCTGCGCGTCGCCTATGAGGCAATGGCATGGAGCAGCAAAATTCACACCACCGCCGATGCGTGGCAGCTGGTTAAGCGGATCGATGCCCCCAACCTGGGGCTGGTGGTTGATGCTTTCCATATTTTCGTCCGGCAGCGCAGCATCACCGACCTGGCGGGCATTCCGGCAGAAAAAATTTATCTGGTTCAGCTCTCCGACCTGGCAGAGCTGCCGCAGGATGGAAAGCTGGTGGAGACGGCACGCCACCACCGCCTGCTGCCGGGGGAAGGCCAGTTCCCCCTGACGTCACTGCTCGATCACCTGCGGGCGATTGACTATCGCGGACCGCTGGGGCTGGAAGTCTTTAACGACGGCCTGCAGCACGCCAACCCTGCGGCAACGGCGAAAAAGGCCATGCGGGCGCTGCGTCAGCAGCTGGCGCGGTTTTAA
- a CDS encoding YebG family protein, with protein MAVEIQYVVVRKGEEKMTFASKKEADAYDKMLDMAEVFSEWLTTSPLALDEQQGEALGLYLAENKDALQHILRTGKMPEEAAAEPAEDDNDGKLRAV; from the coding sequence ATGGCTGTTGAAATACAATACGTAGTCGTCAGAAAAGGTGAGGAAAAGATGACGTTTGCCAGTAAAAAAGAAGCCGATGCCTACGACAAAATGCTGGATATGGCGGAAGTGTTTTCTGAATGGCTGACAACGTCTCCGCTGGCGCTTGATGAGCAGCAGGGTGAAGCGCTGGGCCTGTATCTGGCGGAGAATAAAGACGCGCTGCAGCATATCCTGCGCACCGGAAAAATGCCGGAAGAGGCAGCGGCCGAACCGGCAGAGGATGATAATGACGGCAAGCTGCGCGCGGTGTAA